gggcctatatattcaaaaatatttatagcagttctttttgtggtggtaaagaattggaaattaaggagataaccatcaactggagaatgatgGAACAGATtatcatatatgattatgatggaaaactattgttctataagaaatgatgagagggaTGGTTGcagaaaaaacctgggaaaattcctatgaactgatacaaaatgaagtaagcagaaccaggaaaacactataCAGTAACAGATttaactactctgatcaatgcaTTTCCAaaagactcaggatgaaaaatgctctccatttctggagagagaactgatgaactcactTGAGTATGAATTGAAGTATATTGTTTTtcactttctatatttttcttacttttttgggggggagggggtttgcAACAcagctaatatagaaatgttttttatGACCTGACGGATATCACAAGTgtcatattatttgccttctaAATTGGTGAGGGAGGGGCTATATAGGGAGGGAATTTGAGACTCAGTATCTCTTAATTTCACTTTATTTAACCAATGAATTATAACAGATCAGAACTCAGTGATTACCATTCACAATGAAAGAAACTTCATAGTTTTCAGTAAACCCCTTATTTTTGAGCAGCTACGTAGGTGCCATACGCTACCTACTGTTTATTCATCCTTTCTACTAACTCTGGACCATATGACATGGAACATAAGGTCTACAACAAAGACTGCCCTCAATATTTTTAACCTACTTAGACCAGCATCTCAAACTCCTATTAACAGAGCACAAACATAAACCAAAGAggtcaactttaaaaaaaaaaaaagcacaactcTTTTTCTCAGTTACTGAACTTGAggtgaaaaaaattcaatttaccCTAAAACATTGTATGAGTTAATCCTCTAAGCATATTCCTAATGTCATcgacttattttctttctttctttctttcttttttttaacccttaccttctgtctattggcttataggtggaagagcggtaagggtgggcaatgggggtcaaatgacttgcccagggtcacacagctgggaaatgtctgaggctggatttgaacctaggacctcccgtctctaggcctgactctcaatccactgagctacccagctgccccctcatcaacTTATTTTCAAATGAACAGTCATTCTCAGATAGAACAAGTATATGAGCAAAGAAAGTACAAACAAAAAGATTTAATTTGCTTTGCTAAAGATTTTCCAGACTTTACAAAATAAAAGTTACTTATCAATTGGAAAAATTGTGGCTTTTAGTATATTATTATTTGCTCTATTAATAGAATTAGTGTGATAATTCTGGGGAAGATATCTGGGGAAGTTGGGGTAAAGTTAGggtgaattttatttattactctTTATATTGTTTTAGAGGTTGTTCGTGGGCATAGATTGaatattaaaataagaataattgaaattataaaggatagaaatatattttgattacATCTTTTTGAGTAGAAGTAACTAATGAGGATGACGTAGAATGTATGTTGGTTTGACCTTTAGGTCTTATTTTTTCATATCAGTTTAGATCAATTGGTATGGTAACAATTAGTTGGcctataaataaatttattaaaggTGAAGCTCGAAGTATAATATGAATGAAGTAACCTAATGCTTGAGAAGTTGATAGTATGGTTTATTGTGTTTGAGTTTATTAGTGAGTTGAGTTCTATGCTGACTAGAAAGCCTTAGTAGTGTGAGGTTAAGGGCTGATAGTTTGGTTTTGGTGGGTATTGTTATGGTGATTCGTGATGTTGGAGGAATGTTTATTGTTAGAAGGAATCCTGTGAAAATGCTTCCTAAGGCTAGTCCCAGAAGAGGGTTAATAAGGTTTGGATTATTTTCAATGATTGGAGATACTGATATAAAGCGAGGATATCCAAGTAGGGCAAAACAGACACAATAAATTCTGGTTAATCTAAATACTTATTCTGGCCAGATGAATCACTGCCACACTGCAAAAAATCAACACATAATCACAAACTTATGACCTCAATGTAGCTTCAttaccaaattttttaaaaagtcattttttatgACTCAAAATTATACTTACAGTTCCGAGTATGTTCCTTAGAAAGCAAGTAATTAGCTAGAGGGGGTGTGTAGGTCAAACACTGTATGGTGGAGTTCAAGAAACAGGTGTTGCCTAAATTATGGAGACCTGCTCCAACTCGGTAAATGCGCTCCCACTTCAAAGATAGTCGATCCATAGGGAAGAGAACTTTCTGTGGGGCTGGAACACCATCACTACAGCTTTCAAACACATGATCACTGCCTGAAAAAGCAAAGGTAAGAAGAGGAAGTGATTGATATACATAAGTAACAAGAGAATTCTCTGAAACAAAGTATCTTATTCAGACTACAAAAAAAGCAACTCAAAAAACCCACCTACATATAAACATCTAAATCCATCACTCTTTGGCCTATACTCTGtttccaaatatatattatttacccTGTCTCCTGATCTGTGCCTCATCACAACTCTTGTGGCGACCAATACTTTCTATTCTGGGGTTCAGCAGCACATATTTGCTCTTTAAGGACTCTAATTGGTAAGAGAAGCTCTTGCTTGCAGGCTCAAATTCTATCTTCTGTAGGAGGACTTTTTTGGCAGAAGAAGCCAAGAGCTTCCCCAGATCGCCATCATCTGTTGAATCCTTCCGACCAGGTTTCAGAGCTTCCTTTAGCTTATCAACAATTGGCATCGTGCATCACTGAAAGTAAAATGATTGAGACAgagtaataataaaagtaaacaaACAATGCCTGGAAGtcatttcctttaaatttttctcAATGATCTTTACAGATCTCTAAGGAACTATTTGAATAAGCTACCTAAGACCATAAATTATCATCCTCacaaaagaaaggcaaactaGAGTAACAAATTAATTGGAGCCCAATAATTGTAGGAAAGAAAATTAACCAAATCAATGAAAACAGATTTCTAAGTGAATATTACACAATCCTCCAATAGTCtcagaatatggaaaaattaagCTATAAGGAACACAAAGAAGATGAGTGATCTCTGGAAAGAAAATGGTTAACCTGAAACAGAAAGGTATTTGTTTGTTCATAAAGTTATTTACCACTACCctataaaaaaaaagtggggataAGGGAAGAGCTTCAATAGAACTGGCACCTGGGGtacaacaaatttaaaatttatccCCAAATCTTGTCAAATAGTaacttacaaaataaattcagataCAAATAAATTCTAGAGATGTTACATACATGGTACTACTTTTCTATCTCGTCTCTTTTCTTTACCCTGGCCAGGGGGAACTGATTAACAACTACTAACTTTGTCACTTGTAATGGAGTATACTAATTAGGATTCAAGAACTTCCTGAATTACACTcagaaaaaattgaattaaatccaTTCGTGGAAATTCTTTTGAACTCTACTCAGGAATCTGCTTGATTATCACAAATACCCTCTGATTCAATTCCACTTCAAGGTCAAGCTAGGATATAGCCATATGGATGATCTATTTTTATACGGATTTCCTTTCCCACAATGTCTTAAAAGTATGTGGAATTTTAGTAAATTAAAACTGCATTAAAACTTTTAGAACACACCATATAAACATTATATCTATGtaggtgtgtatgtgtgcacacatgtgCTATACACATGTTCAGACATATATTTAAAACTTATTATGCCTGAGTACTCTGTTTTTGCTGAAAATAAGATATCTGTTCTAGAGGGAAGTCTTCAAA
This portion of the Gracilinanus agilis isolate LMUSP501 unplaced genomic scaffold, AgileGrace unplaced_scaffold46953, whole genome shotgun sequence genome encodes:
- the LOC123255456 gene encoding ubiquitin carboxyl-terminal hydrolase 36-like; the protein is MPIVDKLKEALKPGRKDSTDDGDLGKLLASSAKKVLLQKIEFEPASKSFSYQLESLKSKYVLLNPRIESIGRHKSCDEAQIRRQGSDHVFESCSDGVPAPQKVLFPMDRLSLKWERIYRVGAGLHNLGNTCFLNSTIQCLTYTPPLANYLLSKEHTRNCHQGGFCMLCVMQNHMIQAFANSGNAIKPVSFIRDLKKIARHFRFGNQEDAHEFLRYIIDAMQKACLNGYTKLDRQTQATTLVHQIFGGYLRSRVKCSVCKSVSDTYDPYLDVALEIRQAANIVRALELFVKPDVLSGENAYMCAK